The Benincasa hispida cultivar B227 chromosome 11, ASM972705v1, whole genome shotgun sequence genome has a segment encoding these proteins:
- the LOC120090271 gene encoding GDSL esterase/lipase At5g55050-like isoform X1 produces the protein MASNFHGFLIFFFFIFMFFNYMTFLEAALVPAMYVFGDSLVDVGNNNYLNFSAAKANFYPNGIDFPTGKPTGRFCNGKNPADFLAEKVGLASASSYLSIIENRSHTYNINIGVNFASGGATIIPQPNQIFVTSISLSKQVVYYNSIYEALVRDLGVNKAKAHASKSLYLIEIGSNDIFAYFASPNLDKIYTPPQYLNLMSQHFEKQLKCYLWQRLYENGARKLVVIGVGVIGCTPAMRYQNFTEGCNSEMNRWAFVFNQHLTSMLKKLKDELFGFHFSYFDGFSIMLSTIHKPTSFGFSEVKVACCGSGRLKAEVACIPKVSYCNNRDKHLFWDKYHPTQQAHHFFSDLIFNGPQTYTFPINVQTLIAI, from the exons ATGGCTTCAAATTTTCATGGcttcctcatcttcttcttcttcatcttcatgttctttaattatatgacatttttGGAGGCTGCTTTGGTTCCAGCGATGTATGTGTTTGGAGATTCTTTAGTGGACGTTGGGAACAATAATTATCTCAATTTTTCTGCTGCGAAAGCCAACTTTTATCCTAATGGCATTGACTTTCCCACCGGAAAACCCACCGGAAGGTTCTGTAATGGCAAGAATCCTGCTGATTTTCTTG CTGAGAAGGTGGGTTTGGCTAGTGCGTCATCGTATCTTTCAATTATTGAGAATAGAAGTCATACATACAACATCAACATAGGCGTCAACTTTGCCTCTGGAGGAGCCACAATCATTCCACAACCAAATCAAATATTT GTTACGTCAATATCACTATCTAAGCAAGTGGTCTACTACAATTCTATATATGAAGCGTTGGTGAGAGATTTGGGAGTGAATAAAGCAAAGGCACATGCATCCAAATCTCTATATTTGATAGAAATTGGAAGCAACGACATATTTGCCTACTTTGCATCACCCAACCTTGACAAAATCTACACTCCTCCACAGTATTTGAACTTAATGTCTCAACATTTCGAGAAGCAATTAAAG TGTTATTTATGGCAgcgattgtatgaaaatggaGCACGTAAATTGGTGGTAATTGGTGTGGGGGTAATTGGATGCACCCCAGCAATGAGATACCAAAACTTCACTGAAGGATGCAATTCTGAAATGAATCGGTGGGCATTTGTGTTCAATCAACATCTCACATCAATGCTTAAGAAACTCAAAGATGAGTTATTTGGCtttcatttttcctactttgaTGGCTTCTCTATCATGCTTAGCACCATTCACAAACCCACTTCTTTTG GATTTAGTGAAGTTAAAGTAGCATGTTGTGGGTCTGGTAGACTAAAGGCTGAAGTAGCTTGCATTCCAAAAGTATCTTATTGCAACAACAGAGACAAGCATTTATTTTGGGATAAGTACCATCCAACACAACAAGCTCATCACTTTTTTTCTGATTTAATATTCAATGGACCACAAACATACACTTTCCCCATCAATGTTCAAACCCTTATAGCTATTTAA
- the LOC120090271 gene encoding GDSL esterase/lipase At5g55050-like isoform X3 produces the protein MASNFHGFLIFFFFIFMFFNYMTFLEAALVPAMYVFGDSLVDVGNNNYLNFSAAKANFYPNGIDFPTGKPTGRFCNGKNPADFLAEKVGLASASSYLSIIENRSHTYNINIGVNFASGGATIIPQPNQIFVTSISLSKQVVYYNSIYEALVRDLGVNKAKAHASKSLYLIEIGSNDIFAYFASPNLDKIYTPPQYLNLMSQHFEKQLKRLYENGARKLVVIGVGVIGCTPAMRYQNFTEGCNSEMNRWAFVFNQHLTSMLKKLKDELFGFHFSYFDGFSIMLSTIHKPTSFGFSEVKVACCGSGRLKAEVACIPKVSYCNNRDKHLFWDKYHPTQQAHHFFSDLIFNGPQTYTFPINVQTLIAI, from the exons ATGGCTTCAAATTTTCATGGcttcctcatcttcttcttcttcatcttcatgttctttaattatatgacatttttGGAGGCTGCTTTGGTTCCAGCGATGTATGTGTTTGGAGATTCTTTAGTGGACGTTGGGAACAATAATTATCTCAATTTTTCTGCTGCGAAAGCCAACTTTTATCCTAATGGCATTGACTTTCCCACCGGAAAACCCACCGGAAGGTTCTGTAATGGCAAGAATCCTGCTGATTTTCTTG CTGAGAAGGTGGGTTTGGCTAGTGCGTCATCGTATCTTTCAATTATTGAGAATAGAAGTCATACATACAACATCAACATAGGCGTCAACTTTGCCTCTGGAGGAGCCACAATCATTCCACAACCAAATCAAATATTT GTTACGTCAATATCACTATCTAAGCAAGTGGTCTACTACAATTCTATATATGAAGCGTTGGTGAGAGATTTGGGAGTGAATAAAGCAAAGGCACATGCATCCAAATCTCTATATTTGATAGAAATTGGAAGCAACGACATATTTGCCTACTTTGCATCACCCAACCTTGACAAAATCTACACTCCTCCACAGTATTTGAACTTAATGTCTCAACATTTCGAGAAGCAATTAAAG cgattgtatgaaaatggaGCACGTAAATTGGTGGTAATTGGTGTGGGGGTAATTGGATGCACCCCAGCAATGAGATACCAAAACTTCACTGAAGGATGCAATTCTGAAATGAATCGGTGGGCATTTGTGTTCAATCAACATCTCACATCAATGCTTAAGAAACTCAAAGATGAGTTATTTGGCtttcatttttcctactttgaTGGCTTCTCTATCATGCTTAGCACCATTCACAAACCCACTTCTTTTG GATTTAGTGAAGTTAAAGTAGCATGTTGTGGGTCTGGTAGACTAAAGGCTGAAGTAGCTTGCATTCCAAAAGTATCTTATTGCAACAACAGAGACAAGCATTTATTTTGGGATAAGTACCATCCAACACAACAAGCTCATCACTTTTTTTCTGATTTAATATTCAATGGACCACAAACATACACTTTCCCCATCAATGTTCAAACCCTTATAGCTATTTAA
- the LOC120090271 gene encoding GDSL esterase/lipase At5g55050-like isoform X2, with the protein MASNFHGFLIFFFFIFMFFNYMTFLEAALVPAMYVFGDSLVDVGNNNYLNFSAAKANFYPNGIDFPTGKPTGRFCNGKNPADFLAEKVGLASASSYLSIIENRSHTYNINIGVNFASGGATIIPQPNQIFFPLQVTSISLSKQVVYYNSIYEALVRDLGVNKAKAHASKSLYLIEIGSNDIFAYFASPNLDKIYTPPQYLNLMSQHFEKQLKRLYENGARKLVVIGVGVIGCTPAMRYQNFTEGCNSEMNRWAFVFNQHLTSMLKKLKDELFGFHFSYFDGFSIMLSTIHKPTSFGFSEVKVACCGSGRLKAEVACIPKVSYCNNRDKHLFWDKYHPTQQAHHFFSDLIFNGPQTYTFPINVQTLIAI; encoded by the exons ATGGCTTCAAATTTTCATGGcttcctcatcttcttcttcttcatcttcatgttctttaattatatgacatttttGGAGGCTGCTTTGGTTCCAGCGATGTATGTGTTTGGAGATTCTTTAGTGGACGTTGGGAACAATAATTATCTCAATTTTTCTGCTGCGAAAGCCAACTTTTATCCTAATGGCATTGACTTTCCCACCGGAAAACCCACCGGAAGGTTCTGTAATGGCAAGAATCCTGCTGATTTTCTTG CTGAGAAGGTGGGTTTGGCTAGTGCGTCATCGTATCTTTCAATTATTGAGAATAGAAGTCATACATACAACATCAACATAGGCGTCAACTTTGCCTCTGGAGGAGCCACAATCATTCCACAACCAAATCAAATATTT TTTCCTTTGCAGGTTACGTCAATATCACTATCTAAGCAAGTGGTCTACTACAATTCTATATATGAAGCGTTGGTGAGAGATTTGGGAGTGAATAAAGCAAAGGCACATGCATCCAAATCTCTATATTTGATAGAAATTGGAAGCAACGACATATTTGCCTACTTTGCATCACCCAACCTTGACAAAATCTACACTCCTCCACAGTATTTGAACTTAATGTCTCAACATTTCGAGAAGCAATTAAAG cgattgtatgaaaatggaGCACGTAAATTGGTGGTAATTGGTGTGGGGGTAATTGGATGCACCCCAGCAATGAGATACCAAAACTTCACTGAAGGATGCAATTCTGAAATGAATCGGTGGGCATTTGTGTTCAATCAACATCTCACATCAATGCTTAAGAAACTCAAAGATGAGTTATTTGGCtttcatttttcctactttgaTGGCTTCTCTATCATGCTTAGCACCATTCACAAACCCACTTCTTTTG GATTTAGTGAAGTTAAAGTAGCATGTTGTGGGTCTGGTAGACTAAAGGCTGAAGTAGCTTGCATTCCAAAAGTATCTTATTGCAACAACAGAGACAAGCATTTATTTTGGGATAAGTACCATCCAACACAACAAGCTCATCACTTTTTTTCTGATTTAATATTCAATGGACCACAAACATACACTTTCCCCATCAATGTTCAAACCCTTATAGCTATTTAA